A single window of Gossypium arboreum isolate Shixiya-1 chromosome 13, ASM2569848v2, whole genome shotgun sequence DNA harbors:
- the LOC108464273 gene encoding YTH domain-containing protein ECT3-like: MANSDQIADSLGKLSLDSQAVTAKVPDTVKKDLYGDNGSYVYEQTYGYMPYGVYSMPSSPLPAMGHDGQLHALQEYHYPSPYYQPLPQTSQANVSQVEVSTSGVGDQASLSIETNKGNTSTITNGGGLSGNSGSGSLKSTFKSSSLNPNASYKRGGLATGNLSLGFSYDGIQSTIPWLDMSMSSNGQSKHAAHGGFSSYTNNASSGRNQNLHHFPHVMNLHNARPSSGVAQAYGYMNHMYPSNMTYDHYGNAIRGGSGFGSYGYDAWKKGLGWYPVGNNIKSKGRGYGKESMNGLNELNKGPRVKGYRSQDGVEAATLAVKEPNLPLIESDKENNVSLVPDIEQYNKEDFPESYSDAKFFIIKSYSEDDVHKSIKYNVWASTSTGNKKLDAAFHEAKGKPDSCPVFLLFSVNTSGQFVGVAEMVGPVDFNKTVEYWQQDKWTGCFPVKWHIIKDVPNTSLRHITLENNENKPVTNSRDTQEVNFEQGVQILKIFKDHFSKMCILDDFEFYEARQKIIQEKKTKHQLSQKQIQFSSGQPKEDVVTDNKKNAAITNETLEKSVEAALIEPTVASKGENGNMKPVEENGSVAATEGDNPTKAVSVGNAC, from the exons ATGGCCAACTCTGATC AAATTGCAGATTCACTAGGGAAATTGTCTCTAGATTCACAAGCCGTGACTGCAAAAGTTCCCGATACCGTAAAGAAG GATCTTTATGGTGATAATGGCTCATATGTGTACGAGCAGACTTATGGTTATATGCCATATGGGGTGTATTCTATGCCTAGTTCACCTCTTCCTGCTATGGGACATGACGGTCAACTTCATGCTCTGCAAGAATACCATTATCCAAGTCCTTATTACCAGCCACTGCCTCAAACTAGTCAAGCCAATGTTTCTCAAGTTGAGGTTTCAACTTCTGGTGTAGGTGATCAAGCTTCCTTATCCATTGAAACAAATAAGGGAAATACAAGTACTATCACAAATGGTGGGGGCTTGAGTGGTAATAGCGGATCAGGTTCATTGAAATCAACTTTCAAAAGCTCCTCGTTAAATCCGAATGCTTCCTACAAAAGAGGAGGCTTGGCAACAGGTAATCTATCCCTAGGCTTTAGCTATGATGGGATTCAGTCAACAATTCCATGGTTAGATATGTCGATGTCTTCTAATGGGCAATCAAAACATGCTGCACATGGTGGATTCTCCTCATATACGAACAACGCTTCATCGGGCAGGAATCAGAACCTTCACCATTTCCCTCATGTTATG AATTTGCACAATGCAAGGCCATCATCAGGTGTGGCCCAAGCATATGGGTACATGAACCACATGTACCCTAGCAACATGACCTATGATCACTATGGTAATGCCATTAGAGGTGGTTCTGGTTTTGGATCATATGGTTATGATGCCTGGAAGAAAGGACTAGGGTGGTATCCTgttggtaacaacatcaaatcaaagGGTCGTGGTTATGGAAAAGAAAGTATGAATGGTTTAAATGAGCTGAACAAAGGACCTAGAGTGAAAGGATATAGGAGTCAGGATGGTGTCGAAGCTGCAACACTAGCTGTCAAAGAACCGAACCTTCCACTGATAGAGAGCGACAAGGAGAACAATGTTTCTCTTGTTCCAGATATCGAGCAGTATAATAAAGAAGATTTTCCTGAGAGTTATTCAGATGCAAAGTTCTTCATCATTAAATCCTATAGTGAGGATGATGTCCACAAAAGTATCAAATACAATGTGTGGGCCAGTACATCTACTGGCAACAAGAAACTTGATGCAGCATTTCACGAGGCCAAGGGGAAGCCTGATAGCTGTCCGGTGTTTTTATTGTTCTCG GTTAATACCAGTGGACAATTTGTCGGAGTAGCAGAGATGGTGGGCCCTGTTGATTTTAACAAAACTGTAGAATATTGGCAACAAGACAAGTGGACCGGTTGCTTCCCTGTGAAGTGGCACATCATTAAGGACGTGCCAAACACTTCATTGAGGCACATAACACTTGAGAACAATGAGAACAAGCCTGTTACTAATAGTAGGGACACCCAAGAG GTAAATTTTGAGCAGGGGGTTCAAATTCTCAAAATATTTAAGGATCATTTCAGTAAGATGTGCATTCTCGACGATTTTGAATTCTACGAGGCTCGTCAAAAGATAATCCAAGAAAAAAAGACTAAACATCAGTTGTCACAAAAACAG ATCCAGTTTTCAAGTGGGCAGCCTAAAGAAGATGTTGTAACTGATAACAAAAAAAATGCAGCAATAACAAATGAGACTTTGGAAAAATCCGTAGAGGCAGCTTTGATAGAACCAACTGTTGCATCGAAAGGTGAGAATGGAAATATGAAACCCGTAGAAGAGAATGGATCGGTTGCTGCAACTGAAGGCGACAACCCCACAAAAGCAGTTAGTGTAGGGAATGCTTGCTAA